One window of the Amycolatopsis mediterranei genome contains the following:
- a CDS encoding glycoside hydrolase family 97 protein, translating into MKKRMGTAAVLAVGVALVGLPAAGQPAPVTSWTLTAPGASLAPTPAAHIALDRGRLTLSVTRGATTVLEPSALGVETANGDLTQGLKVTGITQQPVHDEYTTTTGKRLQHTYDAAETTLDVKGPGGAFAVVVRVSRDGVAYRYVFDTPKWVTVVREASEFAVPQAADSFLLPFDNGRSDYESIHVHKPVAQQDPVEYGYPALFHVGDTWLSVLESDLNGSYAGSRLTLTPQHRFQLTLGDPAEVAKGPLATPWRALIVGDLATVTQSDLSTDLASPAKIADTSWIKPGAGAWSWWSEGTGDLALQEKYVDLAAKEGWAYNLVDSGWNAAWVPDLVAYAKQRGIGSWLWADAKITDTDSEREKNFKQYADWGVVGLKIDFVESERKDRTRWYDAVLAAAAKYHLMVNFHGAPIPRGIQRTWPNVMSVEAVKGAEGTKPKPGRVPFPIEHYLTLPFTRNLSGSMDFTPVTFSGVRPTSDGGELALSVLFESGVQHFADSVASYDAHPVAERLLKGIPTAWDDTRLLAGDPGKLAVIARRSGAQWYVGALAAGPAARLDAPLDFLPPGDWLAEIYGDGADGQLQVTTRRVTSGGVLTVPVAANGGFAARLCVAPAGASTCP; encoded by the coding sequence ATGAAGAAGCGCATGGGAACGGCGGCCGTCTTGGCCGTCGGGGTGGCGCTGGTCGGGCTGCCGGCCGCCGGGCAGCCCGCGCCGGTGACGTCCTGGACGCTCACCGCGCCGGGGGCGTCGCTGGCGCCCACGCCGGCCGCGCACATCGCCCTGGACCGGGGACGGCTCACGCTGTCGGTCACCCGCGGTGCGACGACGGTGCTCGAGCCGTCCGCACTCGGCGTCGAGACGGCGAACGGTGACCTCACCCAGGGGCTGAAGGTCACCGGGATCACGCAACAGCCGGTGCACGACGAGTACACGACCACCACCGGCAAGCGGCTGCAGCACACCTACGACGCCGCCGAAACCACGCTCGACGTCAAGGGGCCCGGTGGCGCGTTCGCCGTCGTGGTCCGGGTCTCCCGCGACGGCGTCGCTTACCGGTACGTCTTCGACACCCCGAAGTGGGTGACGGTCGTGCGCGAGGCGTCGGAGTTCGCCGTCCCGCAGGCCGCCGACTCCTTCCTGCTGCCGTTCGACAACGGCCGCAGCGACTACGAGAGCATCCACGTCCACAAGCCGGTCGCGCAGCAGGACCCGGTCGAGTACGGCTACCCGGCGCTGTTCCACGTCGGTGACACCTGGCTGTCGGTCCTCGAATCCGACCTGAACGGCAGCTACGCGGGCTCCCGGCTGACGCTCACCCCGCAGCACCGTTTCCAGCTGACCCTCGGCGACCCGGCGGAAGTCGCGAAAGGACCCTTGGCCACGCCGTGGCGGGCGCTGATCGTCGGCGACCTGGCCACCGTGACGCAGTCCGACCTCAGCACCGACCTCGCGAGCCCGGCGAAGATCGCCGACACGTCGTGGATCAAGCCCGGCGCGGGGGCGTGGTCGTGGTGGTCGGAGGGCACCGGTGACCTGGCGCTGCAGGAGAAGTACGTCGACCTCGCGGCCAAGGAGGGCTGGGCGTACAACCTCGTCGACTCGGGCTGGAACGCCGCCTGGGTGCCCGACCTGGTCGCCTACGCCAAGCAACGCGGCATCGGCAGCTGGCTCTGGGCCGACGCGAAGATCACCGACACCGACAGCGAGCGGGAGAAGAACTTCAAGCAGTACGCCGACTGGGGCGTGGTCGGCCTGAAGATCGACTTCGTCGAGTCCGAACGGAAGGACCGCACCCGCTGGTACGACGCGGTGCTCGCGGCGGCCGCGAAGTACCACCTGATGGTGAACTTCCACGGCGCGCCGATCCCGCGGGGCATCCAGCGGACCTGGCCGAACGTGATGAGCGTCGAGGCGGTGAAGGGCGCCGAGGGCACGAAGCCGAAGCCGGGGCGGGTGCCGTTCCCGATCGAGCACTACCTGACGCTGCCGTTCACGCGGAACCTGTCCGGCTCGATGGACTTCACGCCGGTGACCTTCTCCGGCGTTCGGCCGACCAGCGACGGCGGCGAACTCGCGCTGTCGGTGCTGTTCGAATCGGGCGTCCAGCACTTCGCGGACAGCGTCGCGAGTTACGACGCCCACCCCGTCGCCGAGCGGCTGCTCAAGGGCATCCCGACGGCGTGGGACGACACGCGGCTGCTGGCCGGCGACCCCGGGAAGCTCGCGGTGATCGCCCGCCGCAGCGGCGCGCAGTGGTACGTCGGGGCGCTGGCGGCGGGGCCGGCGGCGCGGCTCGACGCGCCACTCGATTTCCTCCCACCGGGTGATTGGCTCGCCGAGATTTACGGCGACGGCGCCGACGGGCAGCTTCAGGTCACGACACGGCGCGTGACATCCGGCGGCGTCCTCACCGTTCCGGTGGCCGCGAACGGCGGATTCGCGGCGCGCCTCTGCGTCGCCCCCGCGGGCGCGTCGACCTGCCCCTGA
- a CDS encoding ABC transporter ATP-binding protein, with protein MSTAEAPAEAVPDRGAPAVQLTGITKRFPGVVANSDVNLTVAAGEVHAICGENGAGKSTLMKILYGMQPPDEGTIAINGEEVKLRNPQDAIRAGIGMVHQHFMLADNLTVGENVFLGAEGLHGIGRAARARLAELAERTGLHAKPETLLEELGVADRQRVEIVKVLYRGAKIIILDEPTAVLVPQEVDALFETVREMKNGGYTFLFISHKLDEVRAIADTVTVIRRGTTVGTADPKTITSHQLAEMMVGSELPSPETRESTVTDRAVLRLTGLTLGAEGSGRNALDDVSFTVHAGEVLGVAGVEGNGQTELVETIMGMRKPSAGKIELVDSEGKARDLTKAGTLARREAGIGYIAEDRTRHSLLLTQPLWVNRILGYQTREPVSKGQLLDIAGARADTERIVRDYDVRTPGIDVPAAALSGGNQQKLIVGRELSGNPVLLVASHPTRGVDVGAQALIWEQIRQARAAGLAVLLISADLDELIGLSDTIRVMLRGRLVSEADPATVTPQQLGSAMTGAGEGDEE; from the coding sequence ATGAGCACAGCCGAGGCCCCGGCCGAGGCCGTCCCCGACCGGGGCGCCCCCGCCGTCCAGCTGACCGGGATCACCAAGCGCTTTCCCGGCGTGGTGGCCAACTCCGACGTCAACCTCACCGTCGCTGCCGGCGAGGTGCACGCCATCTGTGGCGAGAACGGCGCCGGCAAGTCCACCCTGATGAAGATCCTGTACGGCATGCAGCCGCCGGACGAGGGCACCATCGCGATCAACGGCGAAGAGGTGAAACTGCGCAACCCGCAGGACGCCATCCGCGCCGGCATCGGCATGGTGCACCAGCACTTCATGCTCGCCGACAACCTCACGGTCGGCGAGAACGTCTTCCTCGGCGCCGAGGGCCTGCACGGCATCGGCCGCGCCGCCCGCGCGCGGCTGGCCGAGCTCGCCGAGCGGACCGGCCTGCACGCCAAGCCGGAGACGCTGCTGGAGGAGCTCGGCGTCGCCGACCGCCAGCGCGTCGAGATCGTGAAGGTGCTCTACCGCGGGGCGAAGATCATCATCCTGGACGAGCCGACCGCGGTCCTCGTGCCGCAGGAGGTCGACGCGCTCTTCGAGACCGTGCGGGAGATGAAGAACGGCGGCTACACGTTCCTGTTCATCTCGCACAAGCTCGACGAGGTCCGGGCGATCGCCGACACCGTCACGGTGATCCGGCGCGGCACGACGGTCGGCACCGCCGACCCGAAGACCATCACCTCCCACCAGCTCGCGGAGATGATGGTCGGGTCCGAGCTGCCCAGCCCGGAGACCCGCGAGTCCACCGTCACCGACCGCGCCGTGCTGCGGCTGACCGGGCTGACGCTGGGCGCCGAGGGCTCGGGCCGCAACGCGCTCGACGACGTCTCCTTCACCGTGCACGCCGGCGAGGTGCTCGGCGTGGCCGGTGTCGAGGGCAACGGCCAGACCGAACTCGTCGAGACGATCATGGGCATGCGCAAGCCGTCCGCGGGCAAGATCGAACTGGTCGACTCCGAAGGCAAGGCCCGCGACCTCACGAAGGCGGGCACGCTGGCGCGGCGCGAGGCCGGCATCGGCTACATCGCCGAGGACCGCACCCGGCACAGCCTGCTGCTCACGCAACCGTTGTGGGTCAACCGGATCCTCGGTTACCAGACCCGCGAACCGGTCTCGAAGGGACAGTTGCTCGACATCGCCGGCGCCCGCGCCGACACCGAGCGGATCGTCCGCGACTACGACGTCCGCACGCCGGGCATCGACGTCCCGGCCGCGGCGCTCTCGGGCGGCAACCAGCAGAAGCTGATCGTCGGGCGCGAGCTGTCCGGCAACCCGGTGCTGCTGGTGGCCTCGCACCCGACCCGCGGCGTCGACGTCGGCGCGCAGGCGCTGATCTGGGAGCAGATCCGCCAGGCCCGCGCCGCCGGGCTCGCGGTGCTGCTGATCTCCGCCGA
- a CDS encoding succinate dehydrogenase iron-sulfur subunit, with amino-acid sequence MTAATTEDAPAASDEHTPITVTLKILRFNPEVDSEPHWESYDVPAQRTDRLLNLLFYVKDYIDGTFSFRRSCAHGVCGSDAMQINGINRLACKVLMKDLLAKDGKQTTITIAPIKGLTTLKDLYVDMDPFFEAYRAIKPYLITYGNEPTRERIQSQADRDRFDDTTKCILCACCTSSCPVYWNDGSYFGPAAIVNAHRFIFDSRDEGAEERLDILNDGEGVWRCRTTFNCTDACPRGIQVTKAIQEVKRALLFKRV; translated from the coding sequence ATGACTGCGGCAACCACTGAAGACGCTCCGGCCGCTTCGGACGAACACACCCCGATCACGGTCACGCTGAAGATCCTCCGGTTCAACCCGGAGGTGGATTCGGAGCCGCACTGGGAGTCCTACGACGTCCCGGCGCAGCGCACCGACCGCCTGCTGAACCTGCTGTTCTACGTCAAGGACTACATCGACGGGACGTTCTCGTTCCGCCGCTCCTGCGCGCACGGCGTGTGCGGGTCCGACGCGATGCAGATCAACGGCATCAACCGCCTGGCGTGCAAGGTCCTCATGAAGGACCTCCTGGCGAAGGACGGCAAGCAGACGACGATCACGATCGCCCCGATCAAGGGCCTGACGACGTTGAAGGACCTCTACGTCGACATGGACCCGTTCTTCGAGGCCTACCGCGCGATCAAGCCGTACCTGATCACGTACGGCAACGAGCCGACGCGCGAGCGCATCCAGTCCCAGGCGGACCGCGACCGCTTCGACGACACGACGAAGTGCATCCTGTGCGCGTGCTGCACGTCATCGTGCCCGGTGTACTGGAACGACGGCTCGTACTTCGGCCCGGCGGCGATCGTCAACGCCCACAGGTTCATCTTCGACTCCCGCGACGAAGGGGCCGAGGAGCGCCTGGACATCCTCAACGACGGCGAGGGTGTGTGGCGCTGCCGCACGACGTTCAACTGCACGGACGCGTGTCCCCGTGGGATCCAGGTGACCAAGGCGATCCAGGAAGTGAAGCGCGCCCTGCTGTTCAAGCGCGTCTGA
- the sdhC gene encoding succinate dehydrogenase, cytochrome b556 subunit: MSTTASTAPAAEASDRAGASRRQGTFYRGDPGMWSWVLHRITGVLTFFFLFVHVLDTALVRVSPNTYDQVIETYKTPIVNLLEVGLVGAVLFHALNGIRVMLVDFWSKGPKLQKAMLWVIGVVWVVVMVPGAFFMLKRTAEMLFGGN; the protein is encoded by the coding sequence ATGTCCACCACGGCGAGCACTGCCCCCGCGGCAGAGGCGAGCGATCGGGCGGGTGCCTCACGCCGGCAGGGGACCTTCTACCGGGGCGACCCCGGCATGTGGTCCTGGGTGCTGCACCGCATCACCGGCGTGCTCACATTCTTCTTCCTGTTCGTGCACGTGCTCGACACCGCGCTGGTGCGCGTGTCGCCGAACACCTACGACCAGGTCATCGAGACCTACAAGACGCCGATCGTCAACCTCCTCGAGGTCGGCCTGGTCGGCGCGGTGCTGTTCCACGCGCTGAACGGCATCCGCGTCATGCTGGTCGACTTCTGGTCGAAGGGCCCGAAGCTGCAGAAGGCGATGCTGTGGGTCATCGGCGTGGTCTGGGTCGTCGTGATGGTCCCCGGTGCGTTCTTCATGCTGAAGCGCACCGCCGAAATGCTCTTCGGGGGTAACTGA
- a CDS encoding NPCBM/NEW2 domain-containing protein yields the protein MRRLGLVIAVAALLPVVSVTPAQALPDGLALTPPMGFNNWNTTGCAVDEQLIRDTADIFVDKGLKAAGYQYVNVDDCWAEPERDADGRMQANKARFPGGIKALADYVHSKGLKFGLYTSAGTLTCAKTQPGALDHEDVDAQTFADWGVDYLKYDNCNNQGRPALERYTKMRDALKKTGRPIVYSLCEWGENKPWTWGADVGHLWRTTGDIKDNWAKVLQILKANAPLAPYAGPGHWNDPDMLEVGNGGMTTEEYRSHFSLWAMMAAPLLIGADLRKVSPANFDVLRNAEVIALDQDRRGVQARVLSNQDGHWVFAKPLDGGDVAIALFNETTSSATIGTTAADAGLPQAAGYTARDLWAHRDLQTAGRLSAVVPPHATVVYRVHAGGAWWRNAPLVSTGIELASPVPGVPGEITPAGKPFEVTVSATDEARAPVFDPRVTLTAPAGWRVEQVARPWQVVLGTGETAAGRWRVTPPAGTEGTTAVLHGGVTYRALGFGQLTWAGDQQLTVPAAPPTASAWASDLRWAAEKNGYGPVERDMSNGSIPAGDGKPLTINGVVYPKGLGAHAPSEVVFYLGGRCTAFTADVGVDDEREATNKQGSATFEVYADGTKAAATGVRTWQDPALPLAADLHGAQYLRLVVTDGGDGNSYDRSDWAGARLTCA from the coding sequence GTGAGACGACTCGGCCTGGTGATCGCCGTCGCGGCCCTGCTGCCCGTGGTGTCGGTCACGCCCGCACAAGCCCTGCCCGACGGACTGGCGCTGACCCCTCCGATGGGCTTCAACAACTGGAACACCACCGGCTGCGCCGTCGACGAGCAGCTCATCCGCGACACCGCGGACATCTTCGTCGACAAAGGACTCAAGGCCGCCGGGTACCAGTACGTCAACGTCGACGACTGCTGGGCCGAGCCGGAGCGCGACGCCGACGGGCGTATGCAGGCCAACAAGGCCCGCTTCCCCGGCGGCATCAAGGCGCTCGCCGACTACGTCCACTCGAAAGGGCTCAAGTTCGGCCTCTACACGAGTGCGGGCACGCTGACCTGCGCCAAGACCCAGCCGGGCGCGCTCGACCACGAGGACGTCGACGCGCAGACGTTCGCGGACTGGGGCGTCGACTACCTCAAGTACGACAACTGCAACAACCAAGGCCGCCCGGCGCTCGAGCGCTACACGAAGATGCGCGACGCGCTGAAGAAGACCGGTCGCCCGATCGTGTATTCGCTCTGCGAGTGGGGCGAGAACAAGCCGTGGACGTGGGGTGCCGACGTCGGGCACCTGTGGCGGACCACCGGCGACATCAAGGACAACTGGGCCAAGGTGCTCCAGATCCTCAAGGCGAACGCGCCGCTGGCGCCGTACGCCGGGCCGGGGCACTGGAACGATCCCGACATGCTCGAGGTCGGCAACGGCGGGATGACGACCGAGGAGTACCGCTCCCACTTCTCGCTGTGGGCGATGATGGCCGCCCCGCTGCTCATCGGCGCCGACCTGCGCAAGGTGTCGCCGGCGAACTTCGACGTCCTGCGCAACGCCGAGGTCATCGCGCTCGACCAGGACCGCCGCGGCGTCCAGGCGCGGGTGCTGTCCAACCAGGACGGACACTGGGTGTTCGCCAAGCCCCTGGACGGCGGAGACGTGGCGATCGCGCTGTTCAACGAGACGACGTCGTCCGCCACGATCGGCACCACCGCGGCGGACGCCGGGCTGCCGCAGGCCGCCGGGTACACCGCCCGCGACCTCTGGGCGCACCGCGACCTCCAGACGGCGGGCCGGCTCTCCGCGGTCGTCCCGCCGCACGCGACGGTCGTCTACCGGGTCCACGCGGGTGGGGCGTGGTGGCGGAACGCGCCGCTGGTGAGCACCGGCATCGAGCTGGCTTCGCCGGTCCCGGGCGTCCCGGGCGAGATCACGCCCGCCGGGAAGCCGTTCGAGGTCACGGTGTCGGCGACCGACGAGGCCCGCGCCCCGGTGTTCGACCCCCGCGTGACGCTGACCGCACCCGCGGGTTGGCGCGTCGAGCAGGTGGCCCGGCCGTGGCAGGTCGTGCTCGGGACCGGGGAGACCGCGGCCGGCCGCTGGCGGGTCACCCCGCCCGCCGGGACCGAGGGCACGACGGCGGTGCTGCACGGCGGCGTCACCTACCGCGCGCTCGGGTTCGGGCAGCTCACCTGGGCCGGTGACCAGCAGCTGACCGTGCCGGCGGCGCCGCCCACCGCGTCCGCGTGGGCGAGCGACCTGCGCTGGGCCGCGGAGAAGAACGGCTACGGCCCGGTCGAGCGGGACATGTCCAACGGCAGCATCCCCGCCGGCGACGGCAAGCCCCTGACCATCAACGGCGTCGTCTACCCCAAGGGCCTCGGGGCGCACGCGCCCAGCGAAGTCGTCTTCTACCTGGGCGGGCGCTGCACGGCGTTCACCGCGGACGTCGGCGTCGACGACGAGCGCGAGGCGACGAACAAGCAGGGCTCGGCGACGTTCGAGGTCTACGCGGACGGGACGAAGGCGGCCGCGACGGGCGTCCGGACGTGGCAGGACCCCGCACTGCCGCTGGCGGCGGACCTGCACGGGGCGCAGTACCTGCGGCTCGTCGTCACCGACGGCGGCGACGGCAACTCCTACGACCGCAGCGACTGGGCCGGCGCCCGGCTGACTTGCGCCTGA
- a CDS encoding BMP family lipoprotein, with product MRGTALAAAAMAGVLALAGCAKDSSGGSSNNSAAPSSGGSDCVTAQKPPAAPAASSSTAAAGEKVDGSKLKIGLAFDVGGRGDASFNDAAAAGTDKAKSDLGVTTVNESTASASEAESAKQQRLEQMASQGLNPIVAVGFAYADSVKAVAAKYPNTKFAIVDDDSIQLPNVTPLVFAEEQGSFLAGVAAAYKSKNCHIGFVGGVNTPLIQKFEAGFLQGAKTASSKIKIEDEYLTPAGDFSGFQDPPKGNAKAAAEIAKGADVVYHAAGASGKGVFDAAKAGNALAIGVDSDQYNQKTVAADKDVIITSMLKRVDVAVFDYIQAVAKGDLTVLPKRFDLKVDGVGYATSGGKVDDIKDVLDGYKAQIISGAITVSDKPQK from the coding sequence ATGCGTGGAACCGCGCTGGCCGCCGCGGCCATGGCCGGGGTGCTCGCCCTGGCCGGGTGCGCCAAGGACTCGAGCGGTGGCAGCAGCAACAACAGCGCCGCACCTTCGTCGGGCGGTTCCGACTGCGTCACCGCGCAGAAGCCGCCCGCGGCGCCCGCCGCGTCGAGCAGCACGGCCGCCGCCGGGGAGAAGGTCGACGGCAGCAAGCTGAAGATCGGCCTGGCCTTCGACGTCGGCGGCCGGGGTGACGCGTCGTTCAACGACGCCGCCGCCGCGGGCACCGACAAGGCGAAGTCCGACCTCGGCGTGACGACGGTCAACGAGAGCACCGCCTCCGCCAGCGAGGCCGAGTCGGCCAAGCAGCAGCGCCTCGAGCAGATGGCTTCGCAGGGCCTGAACCCGATCGTCGCGGTCGGCTTCGCCTACGCGGACTCGGTCAAGGCCGTCGCCGCCAAGTACCCGAACACCAAGTTCGCGATCGTCGACGACGACTCGATCCAGCTGCCGAACGTGACGCCGCTGGTCTTCGCCGAGGAGCAGGGCTCGTTCCTGGCCGGCGTCGCGGCCGCGTACAAGAGCAAGAACTGCCACATCGGCTTCGTCGGCGGTGTCAACACCCCGCTGATCCAGAAGTTCGAGGCCGGCTTCCTGCAGGGCGCGAAGACCGCTTCGTCCAAGATCAAGATCGAGGACGAATACCTCACCCCGGCCGGTGACTTCTCCGGGTTCCAGGACCCGCCGAAGGGCAACGCGAAGGCCGCGGCCGAGATCGCCAAGGGCGCGGACGTCGTCTACCACGCCGCCGGCGCCTCGGGCAAGGGCGTGTTCGACGCCGCCAAGGCGGGCAACGCGCTGGCCATCGGGGTCGACTCCGACCAGTACAACCAGAAGACCGTCGCGGCCGACAAGGACGTCATCATCACGTCCATGCTCAAGCGCGTCGACGTCGCGGTGTTCGACTACATCCAGGCCGTCGCCAAGGGTGACCTGACGGTGCTGCCGAAGCGGTTCGACCTCAAGGTCGACGGCGTCGGCTACGCCACCTCCGGCGGCAAGGTCGACGACATCAAGGACGTCCTGGACGGTTACAAGGCCCAGATCATCTCGGGCGCGATCACCGTCTCGGACAAGCCGCAGAAGTAG
- the sdhA gene encoding succinate dehydrogenase flavoprotein subunit has product MQFHKYDVVIVGAGGAGMRAAIESGQRARTAVLTKLYPTRSHTGAAQGGMCAALANVEEDNWEWHTFDTIKGGDYLVDQDAAEIMAKEAIDAVLDLEKMGLPFNRTPEGKIDQRRFGGHTRDHGKAAVRRACYAADRTGHMILQTLYQNCVKYGTEFFNEFYVLDLVTTPDEDGNPVASGVVAYELATGELHVFQAKSIVFATGGAGKIFKTTSNAHTLTGDGLGIIFRKGLPLEDMEFFQFHPTGLAGLGILISEAVRGEGGILRNASGERFMERYAPTIKDLAPRDIVARSMVQEVLQGRGCGPNKDYVVLDVTHIPEETLNAKLPDIMEFSRTYLGVDPVKEPVPVFPTCHYVMGGIPTNIHGEALRDNENVIPGLYAAGEVACVSVHGSNRLGTNSLLDINVFGRRAGIAAAEYALAHEHVELPADPTKLVEEQLAGLLSEHGDERVADIRKEMQQTMDSHASVYRTEDTLKQALTDVQALKERYQRITVSDKGKRYNTDLLEAVELGFLLELAEVLVVGALARKESRGGHAREDYPTRDDTNFMRHTMAYKQGAGLSSDIRLDYKPVTFTRYEPMERKY; this is encoded by the coding sequence ATGCAGTTCCACAAGTACGACGTGGTGATCGTCGGCGCCGGCGGCGCCGGGATGCGCGCGGCCATCGAGTCCGGCCAGCGCGCCCGCACCGCGGTCCTCACCAAGCTCTACCCGACCCGGTCCCACACCGGCGCGGCCCAGGGCGGCATGTGCGCCGCGCTGGCGAACGTCGAAGAGGACAACTGGGAGTGGCACACCTTCGACACGATCAAGGGCGGCGACTACCTGGTCGACCAGGACGCCGCCGAGATCATGGCGAAGGAGGCCATCGACGCGGTCCTCGACCTCGAGAAGATGGGCCTGCCGTTCAACCGCACGCCCGAGGGCAAGATCGACCAGCGCCGCTTCGGCGGCCACACGCGTGACCACGGCAAGGCCGCGGTCCGCCGCGCCTGCTACGCCGCCGACCGCACTGGCCACATGATCCTGCAGACGCTGTACCAGAACTGCGTCAAGTACGGCACGGAGTTCTTCAACGAGTTCTATGTGCTCGACCTCGTCACCACGCCGGACGAGGACGGCAACCCGGTCGCTTCCGGCGTTGTCGCCTACGAGCTGGCCACCGGCGAGCTGCACGTCTTCCAGGCGAAGTCCATCGTGTTCGCCACCGGCGGCGCGGGCAAGATCTTCAAGACGACGTCGAACGCGCACACCCTCACCGGTGACGGCCTCGGCATCATCTTCCGCAAGGGCCTCCCGCTCGAGGACATGGAGTTCTTCCAGTTCCACCCGACCGGCCTCGCGGGCCTGGGCATCCTGATCTCGGAAGCCGTCCGCGGCGAGGGCGGGATCCTGCGCAACGCCTCCGGCGAGCGGTTCATGGAGCGCTACGCCCCCACCATCAAGGACCTCGCGCCGCGCGACATCGTCGCCCGCTCGATGGTGCAGGAAGTGCTGCAGGGCCGCGGGTGCGGGCCGAACAAGGACTACGTCGTCCTGGACGTCACGCACATCCCCGAGGAGACGCTGAACGCGAAGCTCCCGGACATCATGGAGTTCTCCCGGACCTACCTGGGCGTCGACCCGGTGAAGGAGCCGGTGCCGGTCTTCCCGACCTGCCACTACGTGATGGGCGGCATTCCGACCAACATCCACGGCGAAGCGTTGCGGGACAACGAGAACGTCATTCCTGGCCTGTACGCCGCGGGCGAGGTCGCGTGCGTGTCCGTGCACGGTTCGAACCGGCTCGGCACGAACTCGCTGCTCGACATCAACGTGTTCGGCCGCCGCGCCGGCATCGCGGCCGCGGAGTACGCGCTGGCGCACGAGCACGTCGAGCTGCCTGCGGATCCCACGAAGCTGGTGGAAGAGCAGCTCGCGGGCCTGCTGTCGGAGCACGGCGACGAGCGCGTCGCCGACATCCGCAAGGAAATGCAGCAGACGATGGACTCGCACGCTTCGGTGTACCGGACCGAGGACACGCTGAAGCAGGCGCTGACCGACGTCCAGGCGCTCAAGGAGCGGTACCAGCGGATCACCGTGTCGGACAAGGGCAAGCGGTACAACACCGACCTGCTCGAGGCCGTCGAGCTCGGCTTCCTGCTGGAGCTGGCCGAGGTCCTGGTCGTGGGCGCGCTGGCGCGCAAGGAGTCCCGCGGCGGCCACGCCCGCGAGGACTACCCCACCCGCGACGACACGAACTTCATGCGCCACACCATGGCCTACAAGCAGGGCGCGGGGCTGTCCTCGGACATCCGGCTCGACTACAAGCCCGTGACCTTCACCCGCTACGAACCGATGGAGCGGAAGTACTGA
- a CDS encoding succinate dehydrogenase hydrophobic membrane anchor subunit: MADLALANPRAPKRPAARRSNFELYSWLFMRISGLVLVILVLGHLLIMNILDGGVHRINWGFVAGRWASPFWQFWDLLMLWLAEIHGGNGLRTIIDDYARKDSTRFWLKILLYVSMVLILAVGTMVIFTFDPNMPAN, encoded by the coding sequence ATGGCCGACCTCGCCCTCGCGAACCCGCGCGCGCCGAAGCGCCCGGCCGCGCGCCGGAGCAACTTCGAGCTCTACAGCTGGCTGTTCATGCGGATCTCCGGGCTGGTCCTGGTCATCCTGGTGCTCGGCCACCTGCTGATCATGAACATCCTCGACGGCGGCGTGCACCGGATCAACTGGGGCTTCGTCGCCGGCCGCTGGGCCTCGCCGTTCTGGCAGTTCTGGGACCTGCTGATGCTGTGGCTCGCCGAGATCCACGGCGGCAACGGGCTGCGCACGATCATCGACGACTACGCCCGCAAGGACAGCACGCGGTTCTGGCTGAAGATCCTGCTGTACGTCTCGATGGTGCTGATCCTGGCCGTCGGCACGATGGTGATCTTCACGTTCGACCCGAACATGCCCGCGAACTAA